One Synergistales bacterium DNA window includes the following coding sequences:
- a CDS encoding ATP-binding cassette domain-containing protein, giving the protein MSIEVTGLSHTYHPGTPLRKQALDGVSLSFGAGAWAAVVGHTGSGKSTLAQYLNGLLVPEEGGGDVVVDGISLRRNRKKLREVRRKVGLVFQYPEQQLFAETVYDEIAFAPRNWKVPESRIRELVRRSMAMLELPATIERRSPFFLSGGQKRRVAIASVLAADPGYIVLDEPTAGLDGTGKRSLLNLLGSLVEEGTGLIHITHDLEVALSRCSVLHILAGGRLSFSGSARDVMERMQTDPPEGLVMPPVLAVSSCLHQRGFPVPLTLDPEQLARALVRGRAS; this is encoded by the coding sequence ATGTCCATCGAGGTAACCGGGCTCTCCCATACCTACCATCCCGGCACCCCGCTGCGGAAGCAGGCGCTGGACGGCGTCTCCCTCTCCTTCGGGGCGGGCGCCTGGGCGGCCGTGGTGGGCCACACCGGAAGCGGCAAGTCCACCCTGGCCCAGTACCTCAACGGCCTGCTCGTCCCCGAGGAGGGCGGCGGCGACGTGGTGGTGGACGGCATCTCCCTGCGGCGGAACCGCAAAAAGCTCCGGGAGGTGCGGCGCAAGGTGGGACTGGTCTTTCAGTATCCCGAGCAGCAGCTCTTCGCCGAAACCGTCTACGACGAGATCGCCTTCGCACCCCGCAACTGGAAGGTGCCCGAGAGCCGGATCAGGGAGCTGGTCCGCCGTTCCATGGCGATGCTCGAGCTCCCCGCAACGATTGAGCGGCGGAGCCCCTTCTTCCTCTCGGGCGGACAGAAGCGGCGTGTAGCTATCGCCTCCGTGCTGGCCGCCGATCCCGGGTACATCGTGCTCGACGAACCCACCGCCGGCCTCGACGGCACCGGGAAGCGGTCGCTCCTCAACCTGCTGGGCAGCCTTGTGGAGGAGGGCACCGGGCTGATCCACATCACCCACGACCTGGAGGTGGCCCTCTCGCGCTGCAGCGTGCTCCATATCCTTGCAGGCGGACGGCTCTCCTTCTCCGGCAGCGCCCGCGATGTGATGGAGCGCATGCAGACCGATCCCCCCGAAGGGCTTGTCATGCCGCCGGTGCTGGCTGTCTCCAGCTGTCTCCACCAGCGGGGGTTCCCCGTGCCCCTCACCCTCGACCCCGAACAGCTCGCCCGGGCGCTGGTGCGGGGGAGGGCCTCATGA
- a CDS encoding energy-coupling factor transporter transmembrane protein EcfT: MKFLNHLTLGQYVPADSLVHALDPRCKILAAVLLMTGVFTVQHPVSFLAWGGLLLAVTYASQLSPGLVLRGARPVLILIVFTALIHLFFTEGELLWSWGILRVTEEGAVAAVRMAVRLLMLVLFAGLLTLTTAPMELADGLEKLFAPLVPLGFPAHEMAMMMTIALRFIPTLLDETDRIMKAQLARGADLDRGGLFRRVKAFIPVLVPLFVIVFQRAEELATAMEARCYRGGTGRTRLRPLRWQRRDS; this comes from the coding sequence ATGAAATTCCTGAACCACCTGACCCTGGGCCAGTACGTCCCGGCCGACTCCCTGGTGCACGCCCTGGACCCCCGGTGCAAGATCCTGGCGGCGGTGCTCCTGATGACCGGCGTCTTCACCGTGCAGCACCCGGTGAGCTTCCTCGCCTGGGGCGGCCTTCTGCTGGCGGTCACCTATGCCTCACAGCTTTCGCCCGGCCTTGTGCTGCGCGGCGCACGGCCCGTGTTGATCCTCATTGTCTTCACCGCGCTGATCCATCTGTTCTTTACGGAGGGCGAGCTGCTCTGGAGCTGGGGCATCCTGCGCGTCACCGAGGAGGGCGCCGTCGCCGCCGTCCGCATGGCCGTGCGGCTTCTGATGCTGGTGCTCTTCGCCGGGCTGCTGACCCTCACCACCGCGCCCATGGAGCTCGCCGACGGCCTGGAGAAGCTCTTCGCGCCGCTGGTGCCGCTGGGCTTCCCCGCCCACGAGATGGCCATGATGATGACCATCGCCCTGCGTTTCATCCCCACCCTGCTCGACGAGACCGACCGTATCATGAAAGCCCAGCTGGCCCGGGGCGCCGACCTCGACCGGGGAGGGCTCTTCCGGCGGGTCAAGGCCTTCATCCCCGTACTGGTGCCGCTCTTTGTCATCGTCTTCCAGCGCGCCGAGGAGCTGGCCACCGCCATGGAGGCCCGCTGCTACCGCGGCGGAACCGGCCGGACACGCCTCAGACCGCTCCGGTGGCAGCGGCGGGACAGCC